One genomic region from bacterium encodes:
- a CDS encoding glycoside hydrolase family 15 protein — MPSATSSTASAETGAPEPSRPRYLPIGDYAVIGDGRSVALISRFGSIDWWCVPRFDSDAVFARILDADLGGTFEIRPAGPFRTRRRYLPRTNILETDFTAAGGVVRVVDFMPALTEAQKRTYPVAFREIVRRVRCIEGSVTLDVRVEARPQFGRRVPLVRRQHATRYAIEWGGHALHLVTNARLESENGKLTGRFPLHAGEQLDFALAYSPEAPADLPVLGNLDLIQRLTEEFWIGWAGAYRTVGAYDDAVLRSALALKLLTYAPSGAIIAAPTSSLPERVGGVRNWDYRFCWLRDAAFAIRAMLRLGYRAEADAFARWLLYSTSVGHPELKPLYTVYGGARTPERSLDYLDGYRGSRPVRVGNAAYRQFQLDVYGEVIDALTLYRRSGGEFDRDARRLLRGLTRIITKRWTEPDDGIWEVRTGRAQHVHSKVMAWVGLDRAIELARAGDLRLELAPLTRTRDAIRSWILDNGYSHALGAFTRTPGHGLDAALLVIPLVGFLPPDDARVVSTVEAIQRHLARAELVHRYLGPDGLPSGEGAFLICSFWLVEALARLGRLDEAHAIFVRLLERRNDLGLLAEQIDPETDEQLGNFPQAFSHIGLINAALTLAEHDAQR, encoded by the coding sequence ATGCCGTCCGCTACCTCGTCTACCGCAAGCGCTGAGACGGGCGCGCCTGAACCGTCGCGCCCCCGCTACCTCCCGATCGGCGACTACGCCGTGATCGGCGACGGCCGTAGCGTGGCCCTGATCTCGCGGTTCGGCTCGATCGATTGGTGGTGCGTGCCGCGCTTCGACAGCGACGCCGTGTTCGCGCGCATCCTCGACGCCGATCTCGGCGGCACCTTCGAGATCCGCCCCGCCGGGCCGTTCCGCACAAGGCGCCGCTATCTCCCGCGGACCAATATCCTCGAGACGGATTTCACCGCGGCGGGCGGCGTCGTCCGCGTGGTGGACTTCATGCCTGCACTGACGGAGGCCCAGAAGCGGACCTACCCGGTCGCGTTTCGGGAGATCGTGCGACGGGTCCGCTGCATCGAGGGGAGTGTGACCCTGGATGTCCGCGTCGAGGCCAGGCCGCAGTTCGGCCGTCGCGTGCCCCTGGTGCGGCGACAACATGCGACCCGCTACGCGATCGAGTGGGGCGGCCACGCCCTGCACCTCGTGACCAACGCCCGGCTCGAGAGCGAGAACGGGAAACTGACCGGACGGTTTCCCCTGCACGCCGGCGAGCAACTGGACTTCGCCCTCGCGTACTCGCCCGAGGCGCCGGCCGACCTTCCCGTGCTGGGCAACCTCGACCTGATCCAGCGGCTGACCGAGGAGTTCTGGATCGGCTGGGCCGGCGCCTACCGCACCGTGGGCGCCTACGATGATGCCGTGCTGCGGAGCGCTCTCGCCCTCAAGCTGCTCACGTACGCGCCCTCGGGCGCGATCATCGCCGCGCCGACCAGCTCGCTCCCGGAGCGCGTGGGCGGCGTGCGGAACTGGGACTACCGCTTCTGCTGGCTCCGGGATGCCGCCTTCGCCATTCGCGCGATGCTCCGTCTCGGCTATCGAGCCGAGGCCGACGCGTTCGCCCGATGGCTCCTCTATTCCACCAGCGTCGGCCATCCCGAACTGAAGCCGCTCTACACGGTCTACGGCGGCGCACGCACCCCGGAACGGAGTCTCGACTACCTGGACGGCTACCGCGGCTCACGGCCGGTGCGCGTGGGCAACGCGGCCTACCGGCAGTTCCAGCTCGACGTGTACGGCGAGGTCATCGATGCCCTGACCCTGTACCGCAGGTCAGGCGGAGAGTTCGACAGGGATGCACGCCGGCTGCTGCGCGGCCTGACGCGCATCATCACGAAGCGCTGGACAGAACCCGATGATGGCATCTGGGAGGTGCGTACCGGCCGCGCGCAGCACGTCCACTCCAAGGTCATGGCGTGGGTCGGCCTGGATCGCGCCATAGAGCTCGCCCGCGCGGGCGACCTGCGGCTCGAACTCGCCCCCCTCACGCGCACCCGCGATGCGATCCGCTCGTGGATTCTCGACAACGGCTACAGCCACGCGCTCGGCGCCTTCACCCGCACGCCCGGCCACGGCCTCGATGCCGCGCTCCTCGTCATCCCGCTGGTGGGGTTCCTTCCGCCCGACGACGCCCGCGTCGTCTCCACCGTCGAGGCGATCCAGCGTCACCTCGCACGTGCGGAGCTCGTCCACCGGTACCTGGGCCCGGACGGCCTTCCCAGCGGCGAAGGCGCGTTCCTCATTTGCTCGTTCTGGCTCGTCGAGGCGCTCGCCCGCCTCGGCCGGCTCGACGAGGCGCACGCGATCTTCGTCCGACTCCTCGAGCGGCGGAACGACCTCGGCCTGCTCGCCGAACAGATCGACCCCGAAACCGACGAGCAGCTCGGCAACTTCCCGCAGGCCTTCAGCCACATCGGGCTGATCAACGCGGCGCTGACGCTCGCGGAGCACGACGCGCAGCGGTGA
- a CDS encoding mandelate racemase: MARAPSRTQLTIDRVDVSAYTVPTDFPESDGTLSWDSTTIVIVEVRAAGVTGLGYTYADTATARLIGEHLVRLVVGRDPMTIPAIWADLRREVRNLGRPGICAMAISAVDNALWDLKARLLGLPLVALLGAVRDGVPVYGSGGFTAYPIARLQEQLARWVDAGIRRVKMKVGARPAEDPRRVHAAREAIGPNAELFVDANGAYSRKDALAMAERFSESGVSWFEEPVPFDDLEGLRLLRDRAPAGMDIAAGEYGYELVDFRRALEAGAVDVLQADATRCNGITGFLRVAALCEAHGIPLSAHTAPSLHAHPCCALAVVRHVEYFHDHVRIERAFFDGAPEPRDGVLRPDLARPGFGIELRRADAVRYLVYRKR, encoded by the coding sequence GTGGCTCGAGCACCGTCGCGTACGCAGCTCACGATCGACCGGGTCGACGTCTCTGCCTATACGGTCCCGACGGATTTCCCCGAATCCGACGGCACGCTGTCCTGGGACTCCACCACCATCGTGATCGTCGAGGTGCGGGCCGCGGGCGTCACCGGGCTGGGCTACACGTACGCGGACACGGCCACGGCGCGGCTGATCGGCGAGCATCTCGTCAGGCTGGTGGTCGGTCGCGATCCAATGACGATCCCGGCCATCTGGGCCGACCTTCGGCGTGAGGTCCGCAACCTCGGCCGCCCGGGCATCTGCGCGATGGCGATCTCCGCCGTGGACAACGCGCTCTGGGATCTCAAGGCGCGGCTCCTCGGGTTGCCTCTCGTCGCGCTGCTGGGCGCCGTGCGCGACGGAGTGCCCGTCTACGGCAGCGGCGGCTTCACGGCCTATCCGATCGCCAGACTCCAGGAGCAGCTCGCCCGGTGGGTCGATGCCGGGATCCGGCGAGTCAAGATGAAGGTGGGCGCACGGCCGGCCGAAGATCCACGCCGCGTGCACGCGGCCCGCGAGGCGATCGGGCCAAACGCGGAGCTGTTCGTCGACGCGAACGGCGCGTACAGCCGCAAAGACGCGCTGGCGATGGCCGAGCGCTTCAGCGAATCGGGGGTGTCATGGTTCGAGGAGCCGGTCCCGTTCGACGATCTCGAGGGGTTGCGTCTGCTGCGCGACCGCGCGCCTGCCGGCATGGACATCGCCGCCGGCGAGTACGGCTACGAGCTGGTGGACTTCCGCCGCGCTCTGGAGGCCGGCGCCGTCGATGTGCTCCAAGCAGACGCCACGCGCTGCAACGGGATCACCGGCTTCCTCCGCGTTGCGGCGCTCTGCGAGGCCCACGGGATCCCGCTCTCCGCCCACACGGCGCCATCGTTGCACGCACACCCCTGCTGCGCGCTGGCCGTCGTGCGCCACGTCGAGTACTTCCACGACCACGTCCGCATCGAGCGAGCGTTCTTCGACGGCGCGCCCGAGCCACGTGACGGCGTGCTCCGTCCCGATCTCGCGCGCCCCGGCTTCGGAATCGAGCTGCGGAGGGCCGATGCCGTCCGCTACCTCGTCTACCGCAAGCGCTGA
- a CDS encoding FAD-binding oxidoreductase, producing the protein MRARVQPLGLEHPARRPPRILPAAAAPSRKDGEELACMLRARIAGEVRFSAGDRGLYADDASNYRFPPLGVVIPQTTDDIVETIAACRAFGAPVVFRGGGTGLAGQTVNAAVVIDVSKYLRAVLEIDPARRRARVQPGTVLDALRSAAAQHGLTFGPDPATHGWNTLGGMIANNSCGSHSVQAEFYGPGARTSDNLISLEVLTYRGVRLRVGATTEAELDAITRGSGPQAEIYRRLRDLRDRYADLIRARYPKIPRRVSGYNLDELLPEKGFNVARALAGTEGTCVAYLEAELTLIPDPPERVLLVLGFPDVAAAGDHVPLVREHRPLAIEGLDDRLVADLRVEGFERQVAELLPAGGGFLLVEFGGDTLAEARDRAQRLMDELRRAGGPPTMVLHDRRTTAHELWELREAGLGATALVPGLEPAWPGWEDSAVPPDRVGDYLRDLRRLMNEFGYQASLYGHFGQGLVHCSIDFDLVSRGGIARYREFVERAADIVIGYGGSLSGEHGDGQARGELLTKMFGPELVQAFREFKAIWDPDGKMNPGKVVDARPLDADLRLGPDYEPPWLETAFALPNDGGSFARATLRCQGIGKCRKLDTGTMCPSYMVLREEKHTTRGRARLLFEMLKGDPVSNGWRDENVKEALDLCLACKGCKHECPVSVDMATYKAEFFSHYYARRLRPLSAYAYGLVFWWARAASLAPGLANLAVRTPGLRGLARAAVRMAPERQFPTVAPRTFTSWFRRRGTRIRGGPEVILWPDTFNNRFHPEIAAAAVDVLEDAGYRVVVPRTFLCCGRPLYDFGMLDVAEHQLRRVIEALRPQIRAGTPIVGLEPSCVSVFRDELHELFPNDPDAQRLRAQAMTLAEFLVREARGYEPPRLHARAIVHGHCHHKAIMRLDAEEQLLPRIGLDFRILDSGCCGMAGSFGFERDKYDVSIGAGERVLLPAVRAAGQDTIIIADGFSCREQIRQTTDRRALHLAQVLRMALESDRLPAGRTPESYAHALAPRELVELPSPSAYTVAALGAGLAVGGALAWRLARGRW; encoded by the coding sequence ATGAGGGCTCGCGTGCAACCGCTCGGGCTGGAGCACCCGGCACGGCGCCCGCCGCGCATCCTGCCTGCGGCAGCGGCGCCATCGCGCAAGGATGGCGAGGAGCTGGCGTGCATGCTCCGCGCCCGGATCGCGGGCGAGGTCCGGTTCTCGGCCGGCGACCGCGGGCTCTACGCCGACGACGCGTCGAACTACCGCTTCCCGCCGCTCGGCGTCGTGATCCCGCAGACGACCGACGACATCGTCGAGACCATTGCCGCGTGCCGCGCGTTCGGCGCGCCGGTCGTCTTCCGGGGCGGCGGCACCGGGCTCGCCGGCCAGACGGTCAACGCCGCAGTGGTCATCGATGTCTCGAAGTACCTGCGCGCCGTGCTCGAGATCGACCCGGCCCGGCGGCGCGCACGGGTCCAGCCGGGCACCGTGCTGGATGCCTTGCGCAGCGCGGCCGCGCAGCACGGGCTGACGTTCGGCCCCGACCCCGCCACGCACGGCTGGAACACGCTGGGCGGGATGATCGCCAACAACTCGTGCGGCAGCCACTCGGTGCAGGCCGAATTCTACGGGCCCGGGGCCCGGACGTCGGACAACCTGATCTCGCTCGAGGTGCTGACGTACCGCGGCGTGCGCCTCCGCGTCGGCGCCACGACCGAGGCGGAGCTGGACGCGATCACACGCGGCAGCGGCCCCCAGGCGGAGATCTACCGCCGCCTCCGCGATCTGCGGGACCGCTACGCGGACCTGATCCGCGCGCGCTACCCGAAGATCCCACGCCGCGTCTCGGGCTACAACCTGGACGAGCTTCTGCCGGAGAAGGGCTTCAACGTGGCGCGCGCGCTCGCGGGCACCGAAGGCACGTGCGTCGCCTACCTCGAAGCCGAGCTCACGCTGATCCCCGACCCGCCGGAGCGGGTGCTGCTCGTGCTCGGCTTCCCCGACGTCGCGGCAGCGGGCGACCACGTGCCGCTCGTCCGCGAGCATCGCCCGCTCGCCATCGAAGGGCTCGATGACCGGCTCGTTGCGGACCTCCGCGTCGAGGGCTTCGAACGCCAGGTCGCCGAGCTGCTCCCCGCCGGCGGCGGGTTCCTGCTCGTCGAGTTCGGCGGCGACACGCTGGCCGAGGCACGCGACCGGGCCCAGCGGCTCATGGATGAGCTACGCCGCGCGGGAGGACCGCCCACGATGGTGCTCCACGACCGCCGCACGACGGCGCACGAGCTGTGGGAGCTGCGCGAGGCGGGCCTCGGCGCGACCGCGCTCGTGCCCGGACTAGAGCCCGCGTGGCCCGGCTGGGAGGACTCGGCGGTCCCCCCGGACCGCGTGGGCGACTACCTCCGCGACCTCCGGCGCCTGATGAACGAGTTCGGCTACCAGGCATCGCTCTACGGCCACTTCGGCCAAGGCCTCGTCCATTGCAGCATCGACTTCGACCTCGTGAGCCGCGGCGGCATCGCGCGCTACCGCGAGTTCGTCGAGCGCGCGGCCGACATCGTCATCGGTTACGGCGGCTCGCTCTCCGGCGAGCACGGCGACGGCCAGGCGCGCGGCGAGCTCCTCACGAAGATGTTCGGGCCCGAGCTGGTCCAGGCCTTCCGCGAGTTCAAGGCGATCTGGGACCCGGACGGGAAGATGAACCCGGGCAAGGTCGTCGACGCGCGGCCGCTGGATGCGGACCTGCGGCTCGGCCCGGACTACGAGCCGCCGTGGCTGGAGACGGCGTTCGCCCTCCCCAACGACGGCGGGAGCTTCGCCCGGGCCACGCTGCGTTGCCAGGGCATCGGCAAGTGCCGCAAGCTGGACACCGGCACCATGTGCCCGAGCTACATGGTGCTGCGCGAAGAAAAGCACACCACGCGCGGGCGCGCGCGTCTCCTCTTCGAGATGCTCAAAGGCGACCCGGTGTCCAACGGCTGGCGCGACGAGAACGTGAAGGAGGCGCTGGACCTCTGCCTCGCCTGCAAGGGGTGCAAGCACGAGTGTCCGGTCAGCGTGGACATGGCCACCTACAAGGCCGAGTTCTTCTCGCACTACTACGCGCGCCGCCTGCGTCCGCTCTCCGCCTACGCCTACGGCCTCGTCTTCTGGTGGGCGCGCGCCGCCTCGCTCGCGCCCGGGCTCGCCAACCTCGCCGTGCGCACGCCCGGGCTGCGCGGCCTCGCCAGGGCCGCGGTCCGCATGGCGCCCGAGCGGCAGTTCCCGACGGTCGCGCCGCGCACGTTCACGTCGTGGTTCAGACGGCGAGGCACGCGGATCCGCGGCGGGCCCGAGGTCATCCTCTGGCCGGACACGTTCAACAACCGCTTCCACCCGGAGATCGCCGCGGCGGCGGTGGACGTGCTGGAGGATGCGGGCTACCGCGTCGTCGTGCCCCGCACGTTCCTCTGCTGCGGCCGCCCGCTCTACGACTTCGGCATGCTGGACGTCGCCGAACACCAGCTCCGCCGCGTCATCGAGGCACTCAGGCCGCAGATCCGCGCCGGCACGCCGATCGTGGGGCTCGAGCCGAGCTGCGTCTCCGTCTTCCGGGACGAGCTCCACGAACTGTTTCCCAATGACCCGGATGCGCAGCGGCTCCGCGCGCAGGCGATGACGCTGGCCGAGTTCCTGGTCCGCGAGGCGCGGGGCTACGAGCCGCCACGGCTGCACGCACGCGCCATCGTCCACGGCCATTGCCACCACAAGGCGATCATGCGTCTCGATGCGGAGGAGCAGCTCCTGCCGCGGATCGGCCTCGACTTCCGGATCCTCGACTCCGGCTGTTGCGGCATGGCCGGCTCGTTCGGCTTCGAGAGGGACAAGTACGACGTCTCGATCGGCGCTGGAGAGCGCGTGCTGTTGCCGGCAGTCCGCGCGGCGGGCCAGGATACGATCATCATCGCGGACGGCTTCAGTTGCCGCGAGCAGATCCGCCAGACCACGGACCGCCGCGCGCTCCACCTCGCCCAGGTGCTGCGGATGGCGCTGGAGAGCGATCGGCTTCCGGCGGGCCGGACGCCGGAGTCGTACGCGCACGCTCTCGCGCCGCGGGAGCTGGTGGAGTTGCCGTCGCCCTCGGCCTACACCGTGGCAGCGCTCGGCGCCGGGCTCGCCGTCGGCGGCGCGCTGGCGTGGCGGCTCGCGCGCGGCAGGTGGTGA
- a CDS encoding thiamine pyrophosphate-requiring protein yields MARTVSDFVVQRLCDWGIRRVFGYPGDGINGFLGALDRASDRMEYVQVRHEEMAAFMACAHAKFTGEVGVCIATSGPGAIHLLNGLYDAKMDHQPVVAIVGQSATIALGGDFQQEVDLANLFKDVASEYVQVCTTPSQARTLVDRAVRIAKAERTVTCIIFPNDVQEMDAVESPPRVHGATFTGTAWSEPRVIPKDEDLRRAADILNEGKKVAMLVGAGALHAADEVDEVADLLGAGVAKALLGKAVLPDDLPYVTGAIGLLGTKPSWDLMMDCDTLLMVGTSFPYAEFLPKEGDAKAVQIDIDPRMLALRYPVDVALCGDSRETLRLLIPLLRRKTDRSWREEIEKEVRKWWDVLEHRAMNDAEPINPQRVFWELSSRLPDRCILTADSGSCASWWARDLKIRRGMMASLSGNLATMGPGVPYAIAAKFAHPDRPVVACVGDGAMQMNGINGLISVAAYWKRWKDPRLIILVLNNRDLNQVTWEQRVLAGDPRFEASQEVPAMSYARFAEQLGLRGVLMEKPEDIVPGWEAALSADRPVVVDAHTDPEVPPLPPHITLKQARNFTASIVKGDAHRWRMIKQSARDAVESYVPGRGRATE; encoded by the coding sequence ATGGCCCGCACCGTCAGCGACTTCGTCGTTCAGCGCCTCTGCGACTGGGGGATCCGCCGGGTCTTCGGCTACCCCGGCGACGGCATCAACGGCTTCCTCGGCGCGCTGGATCGGGCCAGCGACCGGATGGAATACGTCCAGGTCCGGCACGAGGAGATGGCCGCGTTCATGGCGTGCGCGCACGCGAAGTTCACCGGCGAGGTCGGTGTGTGCATAGCGACGTCGGGGCCGGGCGCGATCCACCTCCTGAACGGCCTCTATGACGCGAAGATGGACCACCAGCCGGTGGTGGCGATCGTGGGGCAGTCCGCCACCATCGCGCTCGGCGGCGACTTCCAGCAGGAGGTCGACCTTGCCAACCTGTTCAAGGATGTCGCGTCCGAGTACGTCCAGGTCTGCACGACGCCGTCCCAGGCCCGCACGCTCGTGGACCGCGCGGTCCGCATCGCGAAGGCGGAGCGCACGGTCACCTGCATCATCTTTCCGAACGACGTCCAGGAGATGGACGCCGTCGAGTCGCCGCCGCGCGTGCACGGCGCCACCTTCACCGGCACCGCCTGGTCAGAGCCGCGGGTGATCCCGAAGGATGAGGACCTCCGCCGTGCGGCGGACATCCTGAACGAGGGCAAGAAGGTCGCGATGCTCGTGGGAGCGGGCGCGCTGCACGCGGCGGACGAGGTCGACGAGGTCGCGGATCTACTCGGCGCCGGCGTGGCCAAGGCGCTCCTCGGCAAAGCGGTGCTGCCGGACGACCTGCCGTATGTGACCGGCGCCATCGGCCTGCTCGGCACCAAGCCGAGCTGGGACCTGATGATGGACTGCGACACGCTGCTCATGGTCGGCACGAGCTTCCCGTACGCCGAGTTCCTGCCCAAGGAGGGCGATGCGAAGGCGGTGCAGATCGACATCGACCCGCGGATGCTCGCACTCCGCTATCCGGTGGATGTTGCGCTCTGCGGCGACAGCCGCGAAACCCTCCGGCTTCTCATCCCGCTGCTCCGGCGCAAGACGGATCGCTCCTGGCGCGAGGAGATCGAGAAGGAGGTGAGGAAGTGGTGGGACGTGCTCGAGCACCGCGCCATGAACGACGCCGAGCCGATCAACCCTCAGCGCGTCTTCTGGGAGCTCTCCTCGCGGCTGCCGGATCGGTGCATCCTGACCGCCGACTCGGGCTCCTGCGCCAGCTGGTGGGCGCGCGACCTCAAGATCCGCCGCGGCATGATGGCCTCGCTCTCCGGCAACCTGGCCACGATGGGTCCGGGCGTGCCGTACGCGATCGCGGCGAAGTTCGCGCATCCGGATCGGCCGGTGGTCGCGTGTGTCGGGGACGGCGCGATGCAGATGAACGGGATCAACGGGCTGATCAGTGTCGCCGCGTACTGGAAGCGATGGAAGGATCCGCGGCTCATCATCCTCGTGCTGAACAACCGCGACCTCAACCAGGTGACCTGGGAGCAGCGTGTGCTCGCGGGCGATCCGCGGTTCGAGGCGTCGCAGGAGGTGCCGGCGATGTCCTACGCGCGGTTCGCCGAGCAGCTCGGCCTGCGCGGCGTACTGATGGAGAAGCCCGAAGACATCGTCCCCGGCTGGGAGGCCGCGCTCTCGGCCGACCGGCCCGTGGTCGTGGACGCGCACACGGACCCCGAGGTCCCGCCGCTGCCCCCGCACATCACGCTCAAGCAGGCCAGGAACTTCACGGCGTCCATCGTGAAGGGGGACGCGCACCGCTGGCGAATGATCAAGCAGTCCGCGCGCGACGCCGTGGAGAGCTACGTGCCGGGCCGAGGCAGAGCCACGGAGTAG
- a CDS encoding pyridoxal-dependent decarboxylase, pyridoxal binding domain protein, which yields MSAPKKPRAAVHEARTTLETWSHALDLRALAAAYGTPLYVIHEPTLRDNFARYLRLVDHPERIRYPVKANPSTEVLEIIAALGGGADCASRDEVWAALDAGIPIRAISYGSPAPDIELAEWLLRSGATVVADSLDLLTDLTGRLTASEMAGRLFVRVNPGGLPGYKRAASIHRYTAHGAASSPFGIPSETLVQALVDYPLPVTGLHMHVGTQMDNLEAFEAGIDFLHRLRDAIENYTPHRIGTVNLGGGLGIPFLDGQSFPTIDALADALVPLRREDLNYEVEPGNSLVGDAVALLARVVALKAMRGRRWGIIDVGTDQLVKFTVARWEHQIVDAEHRPLPTEGPDALVGPLCFAGDVLLPATRLDGVRRGDPVLIRHAGAYCESVSSRFNGRRGPAHVLIGGDGSVRLSRRAEDTFFQPAVQAHVPPSFARAAAAEERAAGTAVESGLEERLDARTVSALQSEYMHALAAEEGYTIVEARRVGERAYQFEIEPHAAVDFVAMPLALRIAGDACIIAVGHVLGWRAKAGPVWATRLTLTCGATLPSSGRFPCRVAVGAPRPGAGPEGAHVFIVHFELGSGEVVGTARVVVPVHGGGPITGPAPGKGAASGAAE from the coding sequence ATGTCCGCACCGAAGAAGCCCCGCGCCGCCGTGCACGAGGCCCGGACTACGCTCGAAACCTGGTCGCATGCGCTCGACCTGCGCGCACTCGCCGCCGCATACGGCACGCCTCTGTACGTGATCCACGAACCGACGCTGCGGGACAACTTCGCCCGTTATCTGCGCCTGGTCGACCACCCGGAGCGCATCCGCTACCCCGTCAAGGCGAACCCCTCGACGGAGGTCCTCGAGATCATCGCCGCTCTCGGCGGCGGCGCGGATTGCGCGTCGCGCGACGAAGTGTGGGCCGCGCTGGACGCGGGCATCCCGATCCGCGCGATCTCCTACGGCTCGCCCGCGCCGGACATCGAGCTGGCGGAATGGCTGCTGCGCTCGGGCGCGACGGTCGTGGCGGACTCGCTCGACCTGCTCACTGACCTGACCGGCAGGCTCACTGCGAGCGAGATGGCGGGGCGGCTGTTCGTGCGAGTGAATCCCGGCGGGCTTCCCGGATACAAGCGCGCGGCGTCGATCCACCGCTACACCGCGCATGGCGCGGCCAGCAGCCCGTTCGGGATCCCATCGGAGACGCTGGTGCAGGCACTGGTGGATTATCCGTTGCCGGTGACAGGCCTGCACATGCACGTCGGCACTCAGATGGACAACCTCGAGGCGTTCGAGGCGGGGATCGACTTCCTGCACCGCCTGCGCGACGCCATCGAGAATTACACGCCGCACCGGATCGGCACGGTGAACCTGGGTGGCGGGCTCGGCATCCCGTTCCTAGATGGCCAGAGCTTTCCAACCATCGATGCGCTCGCCGATGCGCTGGTGCCGCTCCGCCGCGAGGACCTGAACTACGAGGTCGAGCCGGGGAACTCGCTGGTCGGCGATGCCGTCGCGCTGCTCGCGCGGGTCGTCGCGTTGAAGGCGATGCGAGGCCGGCGCTGGGGCATCATCGATGTGGGGACGGATCAGCTGGTGAAGTTCACGGTCGCGCGGTGGGAGCACCAGATCGTCGATGCCGAGCACCGGCCGCTCCCGACCGAGGGGCCGGACGCGCTGGTCGGCCCGCTCTGCTTCGCCGGCGACGTGTTGCTTCCGGCCACGCGGCTGGACGGCGTACGGCGCGGAGACCCGGTGCTGATACGGCACGCCGGCGCGTACTGCGAGTCGGTATCGAGCCGGTTCAACGGCCGGCGCGGGCCGGCGCACGTGCTGATCGGAGGAGACGGCTCGGTCCGTTTGTCCCGGCGTGCGGAGGATACGTTCTTCCAGCCTGCGGTGCAGGCGCACGTGCCTCCCTCGTTCGCGCGAGCGGCTGCGGCGGAGGAGCGCGCCGCCGGGACAGCCGTCGAGAGTGGTCTGGAGGAGCGCCTCGATGCGCGTACCGTATCCGCCCTGCAGAGCGAGTACATGCACGCGCTCGCCGCCGAGGAAGGGTACACGATCGTCGAGGCGCGTCGGGTGGGCGAACGTGCGTACCAGTTCGAGATCGAGCCGCACGCGGCGGTGGACTTCGTGGCCATGCCGCTGGCGCTGCGCATCGCGGGCGACGCGTGCATCATCGCCGTCGGACACGTGCTGGGCTGGCGAGCCAAGGCCGGGCCTGTGTGGGCGACGCGGCTCACGCTGACCTGCGGGGCGACGCTTCCGTCGTCCGGCCGCTTCCCATGCCGCGTCGCCGTCGGTGCGCCGCGGCCGGGTGCCGGGCCGGAAGGCGCGCACGTCTTCATCGTGCACTTCGAGCTGGGATCGGGCGAGGTCGTGGGCACGGCGAGGGTCGTGGTGCCGGTGCACGGAGGCGGTCCGATCACCGGCCCGGCGCCGGGGAAAGGAGCGGCATCGGGCGCGGCTGAGTAA